CGTAGCAGCAGTTGGCTGGCACGGGGTAGCCACTGCTCCTTCGCACAGAGACCCAGCTCTCCAGGTCACCACAGGCCCATGCAGCCCACCTCACTCCTTTCGGTTACCTGCCCGGCTCCTTGAGTGTGAGACCCCTGCCCTAGGACATCTTTCTGTAGCACACTGTACCCGACCTGGTTAAATGGACCTTTCCATTGATACAAGGTCTTCAGGTCCTTAAATAGCACGCTTTTACTTTGATgataataaatttacatttaaaaataatgcttgTGCCCGTCTAGGtaacagagagagaaatagtTTAGTACATTAAATTTGTTATCTATCATCGTACAACTTCGGAGGGGTTGTGTGAAAATGTTTCAAGAGAAGACACCTCCTCATCTGTCCCCAGGGTCTCTTCACCACCTGATTTCACTGGGAATTTCAAAGTTCAGGGCTGAGGAGCCACTCACTGGAGGGAACAGGCTCACCACTGAGATGGTTCTCcttgaaaatgtatttgcttctcaGCCCTCTCCTTTGAGATGAGAGAAATTTTTATGGGAGGCGTGGAAACCTTCATTTCAGCCCATGAAGAGGATTTTAGCTAGCACAGCTCTGAGGTGGGAGGTGCTTCACATTGCACAGTGAGTGGAGAGCTTAGGGGAGGGCACCTTTGGGTGTCAATTATCTGAGCCAAATGGACCGCAGACCACGTAAACCTTTGCCCTCCGCCTTCCTGGAGGAGCAGATACGAAGCCGAGCCCGTTCTGACTCGCTCATGAATGTGCCCACTCGTCAGGCCAGAGGACAGGTGCTCACTGAGAACCTGTGGCCATCATTTATGAATAAGGCCGACTAATTGACTAATCCTCTTTTCTAGGGGGCGCCGTTGGGGGTCTATTAGGCGCGTGGATGACGAGTGGACAGTTTAAGCCAGTTCCTCAGATCTTAATGGAGCTGCCGCCTGCCGAGCAGCAGAAGCTCTTTAACGAGGCCGTCGCCATCCTCAGGCACCTGGAGTGGACGGACGCCGTGCAGCTGACCATGCTGGTCATGGGCAGTGAGGCCCTGCAGCAGCAGCTGCTGGCGATGCTGGCCAACTACATCACCACGGAGCTCCAGGCGGAAATTCGGTACGACGACTAGGCCGCTGCTCTGGGGAGCGGGGGTCCGTCCGAGGTGATTCCCCCCATGGCCCTGGCTCATGGCAGGTGACCTGGGAGCTGGGGGAAGCCCCGCATCGTCAGTGTGTCACCCTAAACTGGAGCGAAATCTCCTGCTGGAGTGGCTGCTGCTGTGACCTGTCATGTTCTGGAAGTCATTTATGAAGACACTGTGTTCTGTGGCTGTGTGCTCCACTGTGCCCTGACAACCTTTCGGCAGGGAAGATGGTGAACGTCACATTGAGCCTTCTGATCTTGTGAAGATGACGCCTGTCCAGGCACCCTTTGCACAGCCAGCCCCTCTCAGGGCCTGGGTCTCGGGACCTCAGAGCTGGCCCAAGCTGGAATCATGTTTACCTCTTGAATGCACCTTCCCCCCCGCCCCTGGTCCCCCAGTGACTTCTGAGTGGCCTCACGGAGGGGCATTCGGCCTGCTGAGTGAAGCCACAAATGTCAGTGgcacccagcccctcccccactagctgtcacctgggctctggcCCCTCCCAGGGGCTTGCTTTCCCTATCTGAAAAATCACCGTACTTCTTAGGTTCtgctttttaattaaatattttcagtaaaaaAGTACTGCTCTTTCTGATGGGGTAGGATCGTAAACTCTCTCTAAGAAATGTACCCACCCTAAATTTCCCCTAATACTGTTTTTGCTTTGCTCTCAGAACCGTAACTTGACTGACAAGTGTCATCAAattgcaataaatattttgtaaccagTCCTTTTTGTACCTATTTTGTGTAAAGTATCTCTAACATTCGAAGTCATAAACAAGGGAAGGTATGGGATTTGTGGctttaaagaatgaaagaaagctCTGAGTTCCAGTGCCTGAGACCTGCCTTTCAGAAATGCTCTGGCTCCTGTGCTGCAGGTGTGTGGACACCGCCCTGAGCCTCCCCTAGCAACCGCAGAACATCTCTTGGGTCTCCAGGGACCAGGACAGAAGCAGCACTGGCCTCCCTGGGGTGCAGAGGGAGGCATGCCCGCTGAGGCGGTTCAATATCCCACACCTCCGTGTGTGGAAAGAAAACTTCAGGGTGAATTGGAACCCATGGTGATTAAGGAAGGATCGAGCTTTTATCTCAGAAAAGTTACTCTTCATCTGACTAGCACAAATCAGGTGTCCGGGCACAGGCCCCGGCTTGAGGAAGCCACTTCGGTCATTTGCACTGCTTGGGTTTGGGGAGGTAGGGCGAGGCCCATTGAGATGATTCTCCTGACTCAGAAGGTGActggggggttgggggaagcCCTACCCATTCATTTCTCGTGTGTTGGGTCCTACTATGCCAGGCCCAGGGGACACAGGTGGTCCCAGCTCAGAGGTCCTGCATCTGTGACCACTGGAGTCCCTCCCctggcctgcctgccttccccccTGGGAAAACCACTCCAGGGAGGAGATGGCCCGACTGCTGGCCAATTTGGCATTGGACAGAGCAGGCCTTGCTGAATGAAGCCACTAGCTGGGTCCTGGGTGACTTGCAATGGGCTTTGAGTCCAGACCTCAAGTCTTGTCTCCCCCAAGAGCTGAAAGCACCTTCTTTGCTTTCTCCTTCAAACAGCTATGGcttttgtatttccatttctgtatcttctttgaaattcttcatttatttttgaataggtaatacCAACCTGGTACAAAACTTAGAAGATAACCAAGAGATCCAAATGGATAAGGAAGGTGTCCTCTTACCCtgaccccagctccagcccctccccagatgcAGCCACTGGACCAATTTCTCATGCACTCCTTTAACTATGTTTTTAGATAATCTTTGAAAACtattcctttccttttatttgtcaGTGTTTATtgctgaaaacacagaaaaatccaacaaaataaaaaccactaCAAATTTCACTGCCCAGAAAACCACTATTAATTCATACAAAccagggggagggtgtaggtCAAAGTGCTAttgtgcacgcttagcatgcacgaggtcctgggttccatctccagtacctcctctaaaaaataaataagtaaataaacttaattacctccttccaTCCCccggaaaaaaaactaaaaaaaaaattcatgtaaacCTTTTAATGCCATGTATgtgtatttctgatgtgtttgCATCCTTACTGTTCAGACCTTTTTGAACACTTTTACCAATTAACGTAAAACAACACTTGTGATTTGAACCCCCTTGTAAACGTGTGTAATGGCTTTATACTATTCCATTGCACTAAACCGTGTACCTGCTGTAGTTTCCTTTGTAGGCTTTTACTGTTACGGTGCTACAGTGAACACTTCTCTGCTAatattcttttcctattttggGTTATGGTAGTCTTTAGGGTAGATTTCtcaaagtgaaattgctggattaaaAACCATGCAGTGTTTTTTAAGGCTGTTGTTATATTCTGTCAAAACGATTTCCAGAGAGACAGTATCAATAATTTGCTCTCGCAACAAAAGGTTTTGGGGCGTGCTTATTTTGTCATATCCTCACCAAGAAGTAGTAGTTGGTGATGCCTGACATCTTAGtttgatttgttttaatttggatggGGCTGTTAACAAGGCCAGGGGGAACTCCTGGTGGCCACCTGCCCAGGCAGTGCTGAGAGCCCCTGGGTCCCTGTGGCCTGGGCccagcagagggagagggggcCCTGGCCTGAGCTGGGTCCTGGCTGGGAGGTGGCGGCCGTTTGGCCAGGGGACAGCAGGGGAGCACCAGGGGGGTAAGGAGGAAGCTGAGGAAGAAGCCTTTTGGGGGGGACCCAGTAATTATAAAAAGGAACCATCTGCTCTGGGCGGGTTATTAACCTGCTTTGGGTGTTGACATGACAGTGCCGAGCGAGATTTTTCACAGACAGATGGTGTATTTTTAGCTAGAATGaacttccttatttattttgttttttgtttttgtttcttgagaAGTCTGGCTTAGAAGTAAACAGGGCCAGGTGTGTTGCAATGCGGGAGGCTGGGAGGACTGGGGCTCAGGGTGTGGAAGGGTCATCTTCCCCATTAGTTATTGACAGGTGCCACCTAGTGGTCAAGAGGGCAcatcctttctcctcttccctctgagcCGGGCCCACGGGgccttctctgtgtctccagcCAGGCCAGGATGTAGCTCTGCAAGGATGCTGTTTTATGCCCTCGGAAGGGGCTGGGGCCTTCCTGAGGTTATAAGAAGCCATGAACAGAACATTAGccctgtctcctgcaacctttttgCATATAAACCAGAATGTCTCTCAATCCTGAACAATCGACATACGGCAATTAAGAAATGCCAGGATTCATCTAAACCACACAGGGCCAGGGGACTGTCTGATGTGTTTTCAGTTTGTTGGGAGGAGATAAATGGCTTTATTAGCTGGAGGTGGCTTCTCAGACCATTCTGATAACAAGTCAGGAGGCAAATCTTGGACCTGGCCAGTTGCATCGCAGCCTCGGGGCAGCTGCGGGTGCCCCAAATGCTGGCAAAGTCAGGGAGCTGAAACACATTTCTCTAAACTATAGAAGTGATGGCTATTTATTAAATTTCTGTGGGCTTTAAAGAGAGGACTTTACTCTTTCTCATTTGCAATTAAGCAAATGCAAGGATAATATCTAGGCGATATCTGTTACACACCAATTAATtagtataaataaatagaaatgatcAAACCCAGAGCtggcagggctgtgggaaaacGATGTGTACAcgtccacacacacatatactccaCTGGAGAAAATGCACAGTGATACGATCCCTTGGGAAAgtgatttgaaggaaaaaaagtcacagGAACCATAAAATTGTATATACTTTCCAGCCAACAATTTTCACTTCAGGGAAAACATTACAATAAAATAACTCAAATGGAAAAAAGATAGATATTCATAGCACTGCTGTTTATGATAGcaggaagacaggaaaacaatTCCAACGTTGAACAACAGGGAAATAGTTAAACCATGTATGTGGgcaatataatgaaatactaataGCCAATTTTAATAAGTAGTAAATGGGGGTGTGTATATGAAAGTCAGCGGAATTGCTCCATATGCATTATTTACGTTACAGCAATTTCATGCTTATGGGCTTGGGGGGGAcacataaagaaaaagacaagctgGAACTGGTGCTGGCGACCCCACAGGCTTTTGATGCCCTGAGGGTGTGTGAGGGAAAGGGGCACAGGCCAGGAGAGAATCTCAGACTGTGGGCATCTTGTGCTTGAGGGGATTCTGatgtttaaaaatgtgaattgccttcctgtCCCCAAGCCAAACAAGGGCAAGCCTGGTCCCCAgctccctggggctgcctcccagGGACCGTTCACGGCCACTTTGGCTGGAGGCAGCATCCTCACTAGCCTACTGTGGTCCTGCCTGCTCAGAGGCAGGGTCCACTGCGGCGTGAGACTCCAAAGCACAACACCTGCCCACCGACCAAGGCCGGAGGGCCAGCCCGGCTGGGGGCTGTTTGCATATAGGGTCTTCTCTCTAGAGTCTGTCCAATGGAGATATTAATACAAACCACAAATATAATTGTACATTTTCTAgaaaccacattttttaaaagaagaaacagatgaaataaatttcataatatattttatttaacccaatatagcCAACCTATTATccacatgtaatcaatatagaagaTTATTGAGATGTATAATTTTTTCGATTTTTTATATTAAGTCTTTGAAACTCAGTGTATATGTCACACATACAGCACATCTCAAATCTGACTAGCCACATGTcaagccacatgtggccagtggctaccacATCAGGCATCATCACTTGACATATAAGATACATCATCGAAAATGTAAAgatgaaagatttttcttttccacttgggTTGCCAGTGATACAGACGTGTCCCTGAAGGGCCGGGAGCCTCTTCCTGTCCTGAAGTTCAACATCTGGGCTTGTTTGAAGTGTTTGTTAGAGGATGGATggtgctgtggactgaattgtgtccccaaaTGTGTATGCAGAAGCCCTAACCCCCActgtgatggcatttggagatggagcctttGGAAGGTAAGCAGAGTTAGATGAGGCCATGGTCAGAGGGACCCCcataatgggattagtgcccccTTATGAGAAGAAACACCAGAGAACTTGCTCGCTGTCTCTGCAGGGTGAAGACACGGGGAGAAGAGGGCCGTCTGCAAGCTGGAGCCCTCACCAGAACCCGCCATGCCGGCACCCTGATCTCCAGCTTCCAACCTCCACAACTGGGCGTCACACATGTTCACGGTTAGGCTGCCCTGTCTGCAGTGCTTTGCTGTGGCAGCCCGAGCAGACTGCGGCaggtggggagctgggagggcTGAGGGCTTCCTGGGGACTCCCCTGATCCCTGCACTGTAAGCTGCTTTAGGGCCAACAGCATTTCTCTCCCTGCCTTGAGATGACAAGTTGACCTGGTGTGTGGAAGACCCCCTGGATGAGCCCGAACATCCTCAGAGAGGGGGCTGCTTGCTGCAGCCACTAAGAAGCAGCCCCATCCTTCTGCACTAGGCACAGGTGGCCCtcagaggcctgggaggagggcacCCCGAATCTCCACTGACCTCCCTGCCTGCACCTGCCGAACTGCATGTGGCTAAAGAAGGCACCTGCCCACGCTGACCCGTATCACCACGGCTAAGCTCAGTGGGGCTGCAGTGCTGCTGGCGAGAGTCCTGTGTTTTCCAGTTCACTTCCTCTCCCACTGCCTCTTCTCCCTCAGCTCCCCAcccttcctcctctgtcttccctcAGGCCGTGACCTTAGTTCCTGTTTCACTGAGAAAGGAGATTAATTGGAAGAGAATGTTCACTCCCTACATCTGTGCCCATCTTTCCTCCGGACCTAAATGTAGGAGCTAAAACTATGAAATTCTCAAATgaaaacataggaataaatctttatggccttggaaaaaaaattctttatgacCTTGGATGAGATAATGGTTTCTTAGATAAGACACAAAAACATaagtgacaaaaagaaaaactagataaaTGGGACTtcgttaaaataaaaaaatttctgtgCTTTGAAGGACAccatcaaggaagtgaaaaaaacaaatcagagactgggagaaaataattgcaaaccatgtatctgataggggactagtatctagaatatataaagaactctcacaactcaacaataaaaagacaacccaatggGTGAagaatttgaacagacatttctctaaagaagatattcTAACAGtcaaaaagcagaggaaagacacactcagcatcattagccatcaaaaccacaatgagataccagttCTCCcctactaggatggctaaaataagaaagacaaaaataaatgttgaTGAGACCGGGAAGAAACTGGAATCTTTAAatgttgctgatgggaatgtaaaatgatgcagtcatttggaaaacagtttaacagtttctcaaaatattgaacatagagttatcatatgacccagcaattccactcctaggtatatagcCAAGAGAATTGAAAGCATATGTCCTAACAAATGCTTGTAGGTGAATGTTCATTAGCATTTTTTAATAGCCAAATGTGTTAacaccccaaatgtccatcagctgatgaatggataaacaaaatatggcacATGCATTGTATGGAACAAACAATGGACTAttttattattcagcaataaaaaagaattagaaactgatatatgctacaacatggatgaactttgaaaatatgcCAAGCGAAAGAACTAGTCACAAAaaaccacatattgtatgattccatttatatgaaatgtccagaagaggcaaatccatagagacagaaatagatcagtggttgccaggggctgggggaggggaggaatgggGCATGACTGCTCGTGGATATGGGGTTTCTCTTTGGGGTGACAAAAATCTTTTGATGCAAGAAAATGGAGATGGTCGCAAAATctggtgaatatactaaaagttACTGAATTGCATACATTAAAGAGGGACGGTGGGTTTTATGGGATgtgaattataactcaataaggctgttttaaaaaactttctttgATCCTGCACCCCTCTCTAGCCACtgccccatttctctttttccctttgcaaTGGAATCCCCACAGGAGTTTTCCACGTGCGCTGTCACTAACCTGTCCCCTCTCATTCTCTCCATCCTCTCCAGCAGGTGTCTGCCCCTCCCACCACACTAAATGGCCTCCTAGCAGGGGCACCACTGCCCTCCATGTCACTAAACCCAGCTGTCAGTTCTCAGCCCTCATCTGACCTGACCCACGCGCAGCATGTGGCACAGCTGAGCACCGCTCCTGCCTGGCCTCTCTGACCCCATGCTCTCCcggtcttccccctgcctccctggctGTTCTTTCTTGATCTTTGCTGCTTCCACATCTGGTCCTGACATGCAAACACTGAAGCGTCCAAGGCTCATTTCCTgaccccccttctctctccctctttttttttattaaggtaaaattggtatataaaattatataagttccaggtgtacaacaaTGTGTCCATTGCCAAGTGGTCATCACcaaagtcta
This Camelus bactrianus isolate YW-2024 breed Bactrian camel chromosome 9, ASM4877302v1, whole genome shotgun sequence DNA region includes the following protein-coding sequences:
- the C9H19orf12 gene encoding protein C19orf12 homolog, with the translated sequence MPVVVKDIMKLLCSISEEKNMKATIRHSGRGALVAGAVAFVGGLVGGPPGVAFGGAVGGLLGAWMTSGQFKPVPQILMELPPAEQQKLFNEAVAILRHLEWTDAVQLTMLVMGSEALQQQLLAMLANYITTELQAEIRYDD